A window of Cetobacterium somerae ATCC BAA-474 genomic DNA:
GTATACTTTTTATACTTGGAGGTGATTCTTATGAGTCTTAATTTTAAACATTTTGAATTAATAGAAATGCTTCAACAAAACTGTTCTTTTCAAGAAATTATAAAAAAATCTAATCTTTCAGAAAGAAATATTAGATATCAAATTGATGAACTAAATGATGAATTAAAATCAGATTATAAAATTAAAGTTAATAAAAATGATATAACTTTGAATAATAATTTCTCTTGTCTTCATGACATATTTAAAAATTTTGAGAAAATTTTTTATTCATACTCCTCACAAGAAAGAATTGACCTTATTATTTTTAAGACTCTTTTAAAGAAAGAGTCTATTAATATAAATAGACTTTCCAAAGAATTAGATATAACAAAACCTACTCTTAGAAATGATTTAAAAAAATTAAAAATATACTTAGAAAAGTTTAATATTAATATTATTCAAAAAGAAAATTCAATTTATATTTTAAAATATAATGACTTAGATCTATGTTACTTCTTATCTTCGTATCTTAATAAATATGAAAATCTTGCTTTTAACAATTTTGCACTAAAAAAAATGAGTTTCTTTAATCTGCAAATACATGATTTATTTCTAGAATTTTTCTCTGATTCATATGAAACTCTTAAAAATATAAGAAAAAATTTTTCTTATACTATATCTGATAATAGCTTAAATTTATTTTTTTGTTTTTTAATTGGAATTATAAAATTTTGTCCAAAGCTTTACTTTAAAACAAATCAAGATTTTTATTTAAATAGTTTTGAATATATTGAAATTATTTCTAAAATGAATGAATTTTCACAAAATCAAAAATTAGTAATAACTGATTTTTTAATTGGATTATCTTATACTAAGAGTAATCCATTAATTATTTTTAATAATTGGATAAACATTGAAATTGAAATTTATAAATCTATTGTTAGTTTTTCAAAATCTTACTCTATTAATCTAATCCATGATAAAATTCTTATGAATGAACTTATAAACCACATAAAACCAATGATTTATAGAAGCTCTAAAAAAATATTTCTAGAAAATTCTATCTATAATGAAATTGTAGAAATCTATGAAAATCTTTTTTATACTATAAAATCTAGCTTTAATAATTTAGAAAGAAATCTAAACTTTATAATAAGTAATGAAGAAATTGCTTTTATAACTCTTATGTTTCATAGAGCTTTAGAAAGAAACTCCCTAAAAAAACCTATAAAAAAAATTGCGATTATTTGTAATTACGGACTTAGTGCATCTAAATTTTTAGAAGATCGTTTAAATAATACATTCTATATTGAAACTACTAAGACATTTTCTTTAAATGAATTTTATAATCTAGATTTTTCATATTTTGATTTAATTATTACAACAATTAATCTAAGAAATCATTCTTGTAATATTCCTTTAGTCAAAGTAAGTCCTTTGCTAAATGAAAAAGATATTAAAAGTTTAAAACAATTTAATTTTAAAAAACAACGAGAAAAAATATGCTTTGACTCTTTTGTTAAAGAT
This region includes:
- a CDS encoding BglG family transcription antiterminator; protein product: MSLNFKHFELIEMLQQNCSFQEIIKKSNLSERNIRYQIDELNDELKSDYKIKVNKNDITLNNNFSCLHDIFKNFEKIFYSYSSQERIDLIIFKTLLKKESININRLSKELDITKPTLRNDLKKLKIYLEKFNINIIQKENSIYILKYNDLDLCYFLSSYLNKYENLAFNNFALKKMSFFNLQIHDLFLEFFSDSYETLKNIRKNFSYTISDNSLNLFFCFLIGIIKFCPKLYFKTNQDFYLNSFEYIEIISKMNEFSQNQKLVITDFLIGLSYTKSNPLIIFNNWINIEIEIYKSIVSFSKSYSINLIHDKILMNELINHIKPMIYRSSKKIFLENSIYNEIVEIYENLFYTIKSSFNNLERNLNFIISNEEIAFITLMFHRALERNSLKKPIKKIAIICNYGLSASKFLEDRLNNTFYIETTKTFSLNEFYNLDFSYFDLIITTINLRNHSCNIPLVKVSPLLNEKDIKSLKQFNFKKQREKICFDSFVKDLKNNNLNFDKNKLKDFIFNNYSNFFIENDNAKSFDNNFIEKDLFSYGNCKDISEAITLSCKPLLEKNYINKSYLESLISPISLNNPNLFIGKTTIFPHAVNNNNVFSTKFSFLKLKEPIVINKNKCNFIITFC